Genomic DNA from Setaria italica strain Yugu1 chromosome V, Setaria_italica_v2.0, whole genome shotgun sequence:
CAAGTGGCAACTGTTGACAAAAGATAACCCAATTGACAAATTCATGTAtgtagaaaagaaaaatgtaaaaacGCGAGCAAATTAGTACCAACATGGGCTTGCATGAGGTGAAACCGTCATATAGCACATGCAAAGTCAACAGGTCAACAGCATAACAGTTGGAAACATCCGAACGTCAGGAAATTATGTCATCCTAGGCTTACAAATTACTGCAACACATTCATGCGAACCACCTCTATAGGCCACAGTTGCTCTTTGTCGGCCCATGCTCACGAAACAGCTCAAAGTGTTAGGTTGAGATGATGAGTCATGGGCACAACAGCATGATGACGAGATTAGTCACCGCTGGCACAGCCCTTGCAGCCGCAGTGGACACATTCTATCACTTGCTCCTCCCTGAGGTGCTTGGGGACCCGGCAGACACAAGTAGTTGCAAAGTTGTGGTCACGTGTCTGTATGCACCGAAGGCAGCAAAGGCGCTCATAACCCGGCTGCAAAAGGGCAAAGGCAAAATGCATCAGTAAGCAATCAGTATATGAGATTAAACAGATATCAAAATAAGTTGTACAGCAGACACTACATTGTACAGACACAAACAGAGGAACAAAATGTATACCGAGGGAAAGAAGGAAGAACGTTGAAACAGAACAAATAAGCTCTCAGGGACTATTCCCaatctaaaaagaaaatgaatacTTAGAATCTTCAAGTGACCAAAATGGATCTTTTGAAAATTCTTTTAGCTTCCAAAATTAATAATCGCAATACTTGATTCAATCATATATATTTCTTCGCAAAATCACTTTATTTTCTATTCCAAATTTACTGTAATTTAATCTTGAACACACTAGAACAGCTGGATCACTTCCAAGTCCCAAACAAGGTTAAGATGCAACATACAACCTTTGAGGTTTTGATATATATACTACCTCCAGTAAAAAATGTCTGACGCTTTCCACATTTTACGGTCTTCGAGGTACAAATGTGACACTACATTTCTATGCAAATACAATTTCAATATCTAATAAACGCATGAGATCACAAAAGTTCTTGTCAGTACTAATCTGCACATGAATTTCTGTTTTCCAAACTAGAATTTGAAAGCTATTAACGGTCAAAGTTTCAAAAGTTTGGCTGGATGTTGTCAAAGCATCAAGTATATCTGACTGGGGAGTATTTATCTTCAGTCGGACGTTTCCAGACACCTTTAGTTTACAAACCCAAAAAAAACCACACCCCACTATTCAAGTAAAGGGGGAATCAAAATAAGATATTGGATGCCTGATAAACTCATTTTCAGTCAACTAAATAGACCAGACCTATTTAAACTGGTTATGTTCAAGATCTCCAATTTCCAACATAAACAAAAAACAATGGACTGGACTGCAGGACAGTAATAGTTGTAATATCCAATGTCCAACCTAAATGAAAATCAATGGGCTAAGGTACTACGGATAGTGGTTCATTCTGGTGTACAGAAAAGCCAAGCCATGCACCAGTAACTACTGCAGTCTATCATGTAAGCTATATACATCCCACATTTAGAAATGTGTAATAATTTGATATTTATAATGTAATTTGCAAATAAATGTCTATGCAACATTTCCACTAAACAAATTTACCAACTGACTGCAGCAGAACATGAGGAGATAAACATCCCTCCCTCCCAATCTCCCCCAAAAAAGTAGATAGTCTACTgtagagaaacaaccaactgaGCAGTAGTAGATAATATAGAGCAAATATGGAACCAAGGATACCTACCTTTTTCCACTTTGCAATCAGATTACGGTCTGCATAACCCTGGTCCAGGCAGAACTCATAAAGCTTCTGTGATATCTCCTTCCTTCTGTAGTAAAGATCATATATGTAGCGGCTTCTTTGATGAGAAATACGGAAAATTGGCCAGAGAGCTTCACACTTTCTCTTCCCATCATGTGGATCATTTTCAGCTGCATAAGCACATAATATTAGTAAAACCTATGCTCTAAATTGACATCAGTAGTGAGTGCCTCAAATGAAAAAAACGTCTGTGCATACCTTCTCTCATTTTGGCATCCAACTCACGGATTGTTGGTTCAATAAGCTCCCACCCTTCCGGATATGAAACACGGCTTGTCTTTATCTTCGGCATGCTGCCTTATGGAATGTCCAGGAACACGAATCTGAGAAACATTGAGTAAGAATAGGGCTCAAACATAATAATT
This window encodes:
- the LOC101767621 gene encoding protein BUD31 homolog 1; protein product: MPKIKTSRVSYPEGWELIEPTIRELDAKMREAENDPHDGKRKCEALWPIFRISHQRSRYIYDLYYRRKEISQKLYEFCLDQGYADRNLIAKWKKPGYERLCCLRCIQTRDHNFATTCVCRVPKHLREEQVIECVHCGCKGCASGD